AGCTCCGACGAAGGagcagattatcagtgaataatggcttaaatttttggatcaacatgagcgtaaataataaaatgtttatttttgggttaactatttccTTTCATGCCAGTTACCAGTTGGTCAAATTAGTGTATCTGCAACAATAACAAGCTTTAACCACCTTGTAATTATAAATTAAGACAATCTTGGAATTTAAGCTGCTTCAAAATGCCCCAAGCTGTTTCTTTTCAGCAGGCTAAGTAAAAAATTTGAAATGCTTTCAGTGTACAtgaaattttgaaatatttcagGTTATTACATTTCATTGTTTAGATTTGCTATTATCTTCCTGCAGAGAAACCAGACAGTGTCTCCATAAGATTGAATCACACAAGCCCATTGGTGGAAGGCAGAAAGTACCAGCTACTTTGTGAGGTGCAGAACGTTGCACCTGTTCAGTACCTTGTTTTACGATGGTACAGAGGACAAAATGAGGTTTACAATCACTCATTTTCAGAGTTATCAACTGCTATACCAGTCCAGGTGTCCTCCACCTTGCTGATTGTCCCAAACAGAGCTGATGATGGAGCTCAGTACAGgtgtgaagcagagctggaactggGAGCAGAAGGACCTCAACCTTCTCCTACAGTGCAGTCTGAAGATCTTAGCATTGCtgttcagtgtaagtgaataaaaACGATATCCAATGCTACAGTACAAACATTTTGTTACCACCAAAGTTAAGATCTTGATAAGTCATGTGTagtcagacctttgactaaacggCAACAGTCTGGATCACATTGAAGCTTAAACTGGCCAAGTACCAGGCATTAAAGACAGGAagagccatctaactgacatgtaaagcgatgAACAATGAGTTTGTTTACGTGTATGATCTTATGCAGATTATGCTTAATAACTCCTCTATGCGTATGGACATGTAATGCCTTAAACAGAGTTCTTTTATTTAGGAAGGGTCATAAACTGTTAAAGATAAAACCTTATTCTAAAATGGTTTATTCAGTGTGCACAAATGGTTTGAGCATGCCTATTTAAATTTTGACGTCAAAACCAGTGGAAAAACCCAatgtaaacactgttttcttgtgttgtctgatttttttatttttgatagttatcagtgCATAGTTATACAtatattataccacaataataaactgtcgtggggaaaaaaaaaaaattatatataaaaaaaatatatatggtgGGGAATCTCTGGGAACagttgcacagaaaacacaaagAAATAGTGGCAAATGTGTAGATATTCTAAGTGCAGTACAGTACAGATGAAAAGTATttctatttcacagacataataGACTAATCAAACTTATGAATTCGGCaacaggaggtcgaaagttctgctgcttaaatcggtctgtgcttaccgaaattcaaaatcACTGCCCcgagtggctgaagctggaagtggtgttgaggtgaaatatccacagaggggtgccaaaagcaagttatatttttagttgtaaattatgtaatacagtcaaatgGCCCAATACATATCTTATTAACCTTACTCCCTAATCCAAAcattaaccctaaacctaatagtCAGTGggctaaaaatgtaattttagaggaaAATTACAACCTCAGAATCATGCTTAACgttgtttatttgaatgtgattacttcctggtttccacaggaccaaaACCCATGTCTTGAAGTGAATTGCACACGCAACCCTCTATCAGCAGCATTTCCTGGTTGGTCGGCCGCAAAACAGGGTCGACCGGGTGGCAATAATCTGAAATGGACTACCGCGTTATGCCGAaaccgctcaacaacttttgggccggttatatgtaaaatccagggctgatttctcttcccagtctgcccctggggTACATGAACAGTCGGACGCAGTATGTgaatttcctgtgtgatcgtgTTGGAAAAAACTAAGAAAATAAAGCAGAATAAAAAGATTTAACCTGCAAAAATGGGCAAATtcagtgattatttcatcctcaaaaacACTCCTTGTACtttgtaaacatgactttgtttccagACAGGCTGTTAAAAAACAGGTTGCCTATACTCTCAAAAATTGTAAGCCAGTCAGTTTTTTGATTCTGTTTGAAGGCTTGTTgaagttattaatttttttattttattttttatcagaccCCCCTGAATTTCCCAGTCCAGAGGAGGAGATACTGGAAATCAGTGAGGATGGTGACATGAGGCTGAACTGTATTGCAGTCGGCAACCCTCCTCCTGTGTATACCTGGAGCTCATCAAACCTTCAGGAGAAGGTTGATAATCAGCCAGTTTTGAAAGCTGCATTATTGGGCCCAGGTGTCTATACATGCACTGCATCCAATATTCTAGGGAAAAGGAGCAAACAGTTTGTCATCAAGCACAAATCCAAAGGTGAGATCTGTAAAAACAGTAAGCATGATTTAACACTTTCATTTTTTTAAGCTTTTGATCTATGTGACTTTGACTTCTTTGAAGTCAAAAATAGTCTAGCTGTGTGTTTGCACTAGAGGAAACTGGAACTGTTGTAATTATGCTTGGTTGCAGAGATATGTGGTGGTATCAGATATTCGAAATGCTAGACCAACTATGGTCCATATCAAGATGAAAACATGTATTAGATGGCATGAGGAAAAAAAAGGGTACAAATTGTAATTTTGATgcacaaaaaagcaaaactcaaAACAAGACTATTATAATTATTTCACATTATGGATCCAATAGTTGCACCAGTTTATCCATAGTAACATTATAGAACCATTCAATGAGATTATGCATAATCAGTGCGTGGAGTCTGATTGTACTAACAGATCCTCCTAAAAGCAGATATTACACTCCTTTGGCTGGCTTTCCACAAATCTCTTATTAAATCTCAGAAGATGTAAACTGATTTCACATCTTGAAAAGGATATAtaacccacaaaaaaaataaaaaaaataaaatacaatgtgaAAGCTTTGTGTGATGACCAGACCAAAAGTCTTATTTAAGTCTAATTCAAAACTTATTTAAATTCTTCCCATCCGCTATtgctctcaaatcttatttgcacttcatcaatgacatcaaacctggtgtgGCACATCATCACACTTTATATTTGAATATACAGAATGCAAGGGACATTTGTGCACTCTGGCAGAAGGGAAGATTGTCTGTGAATACCAATTTAAATTTCACCCTGTTTCAAAGCTGTAtgaattcagaagacttggaaagtgAAATGCAAGTCAAATGGATCACTGTCCACTTTGATTGTATGTAAAAcagcagcttgaacattcttcaaaatatctccttttgtgttcaacaaaataaagaaaaacatacagGGTTTggcaaactgactcttcaatgcTCTCACAAGATTGCAAAACATTGCTTTCAAATGCAGTGACGGGAAGTCTGCACTTCCTCAACTGAAGACAGCAATGTTATCATAAAACAGAAACAGGATGCCAAACAGGAATTCCTGTAATGGAAAGTTGTTGCAATAGCTGGCCATAATCACTTTTTTTATAATGCCTGTTAAACATGCTTCACATGTCTTCATATGCTTCTAAGCCATGACTGTGAGCTTGTAAGGTATTAAATCCCTGTCACAGAGCAGTACAATGCCATATCATACCTTAACAAGTTGTGACAATACACtttttcacaattatttccttaacagtgcattttaatgttataGAATAAATGTAGAACTTTACATAGAATCAACAGATTTTTGGGAAGAAATGCCCTTTTGTGGAAAGTGTCAAAAGATCACACTTGCAAGTGTGATGTGAACAAGTACAAATGGCAAAATGGTTACAATGACACAGTAAACAAATACTTTTGGACACAAAGTATATATTGTACAAAAATGTTTCAAGTTTATAGAGCCACACAAATTTGAATGTACATTTAGAGATGTGTACAAAAACATAAAAGGCTgtgttatatactgtaaatatacacttactgagcactttattagaaacactatggtcctaataaagtgcctgacgtggtcttctgctgttttagcccatctgcctcaaggttcgacgtgttgtgcattctgagatgctattctgttcactacaattgtacagagtggctatctgagttaccgtagcctttctgtcacctcaaaccagtctggccattctccgttgacctctctcatcaacaaggtgtttctgtccacagaactgccgctcactggatttttttaaactctagagactgttgtgcgtgaaaatcccaggagatcagcagttacagaaatactcaaaccagcccatctggcaccaacaatcatgccacggtccaaatcactgagatgacatttttttccccattctgacggttgatttgaacattaactgaagctcctgacccatatatgcatgattttatacactgctgccacacagttggctgattagataattgcataaatatgtgtgtaaatatagtggtcaagtaacgtttttttattaaaactacatTGGTACATTGAACATTGTTGTGCAATGTTTGGTGTTTTGAGTctaataatatactatatatatacac
This portion of the Myxocyprinus asiaticus isolate MX2 ecotype Aquarium Trade chromosome 14, UBuf_Myxa_2, whole genome shotgun sequence genome encodes:
- the LOC127452116 gene encoding hemicentin-1-like isoform X1, producing MKNILLCFLGLFIIGIVLGDSCFLEISPSRVVVKFGDPVSVSCVASRPVRVLGWESIIGASHTQHDLSVQWQVDSLTDWIEEPICYGVFFTAPRQCEEKLNLVLYKKPDSVSIRLNHTSPLVEGRKYQLLCEVQNVAPVQYLVLRWYRGQNEVYNHSFSELSTAIPVQVSSTLLIVPNRADDGAQYRCEAELELGAEGPQPSPTVQSEDLSIAVQYPPEFPSPEEEILEISEDGDMRLNCIAVGNPPPVYTWSSSNLQEKVDNQPVLKAALLGPGVYTCTASNILGKRSKQFVIKHKSKGV
- the LOC127452116 gene encoding uncharacterized protein LOC127452116 isoform X2, translated to MKNILLCFLGLFIIGIVLGDSCFLEISPSRVVVKFGDPVSVSCVASRPVRVLGWESIIGASHTQHDLSVQWQVDSLTDWIEEPICYGVFFTAPRQCEEKLNLVLYKLSTAIPVQVSSTLLIVPNRADDGAQYRCEAELELGAEGPQPSPTVQSEDLSIAVQYPPEFPSPEEEILEISEDGDMRLNCIAVGNPPPVYTWSSSNLQEKVDNQPVLKAALLGPGVYTCTASNILGKRSKQFVIKHKSKGV